The following are encoded together in the Bradyrhizobium genosp. L genome:
- a CDS encoding AraC family transcriptional regulator encodes MPEICEGPKRTATGSEPVRLLSSRATVFTEIALFCHLAFLVAGSLVASQQEWFVDMPWVVPRTGYVRRYSRTVWLECCCVVCPDWTKGWFTLRRTTQLKTSLGSRSDILTVGASDKVYETTKLGAVFDMLVNHGVPADDILRDVNIPAADVHSPDARISLTQLIAVCRNALRLSTDRHLPYRIGGSIHISTYGMYGYALLCCPDFRKAMEFAMRCHALAAPLTTIEFQEDKTSARWTIEPNLHALADSALYRFIAEMQIGIHISLMRDIMGPTFTPSEIRLAYPQAPDFDLPLDIVGCPVRFDQSANQIVFEAQWLDRSADLGNKTTYPTIVALCDDLLGDLRLRMGVAGRVRALLLRDIANPPSFEAVAKLLGMNERSLRRQLRQQGFSFRGLRDELRTQIALKYLRSTALANEDIALALGFSDAANFRRAFHRWTNKSPSDIRGDSDRS; translated from the coding sequence ATGCCCGAGATTTGTGAAGGTCCGAAACGGACGGCGACCGGGTCTGAACCGGTCAGACTGCTCTCATCGAGGGCAACGGTCTTTACCGAGATTGCTCTCTTTTGCCATTTGGCGTTCTTGGTCGCAGGTTCTCTTGTTGCTTCGCAGCAAGAATGGTTCGTTGATATGCCTTGGGTTGTTCCGCGAACCGGCTATGTTCGTCGGTATTCGCGAACGGTTTGGTTGGAGTGCTGTTGTGTCGTGTGTCCGGACTGGACGAAAGGCTGGTTCACTTTGCGACGAACCACGCAATTGAAGACATCTTTGGGCTCCCGCAGCGACATCCTGACTGTCGGCGCGAGCGACAAGGTCTATGAGACCACCAAGCTGGGCGCGGTCTTCGACATGCTGGTGAATCATGGCGTCCCGGCCGACGACATCCTGCGCGACGTGAATATCCCGGCCGCGGACGTCCATTCACCGGATGCGCGGATTTCCCTGACGCAGCTCATTGCCGTCTGTCGAAATGCGCTGCGCCTGTCCACGGATCGCCATTTGCCCTATCGGATCGGCGGATCGATCCACATCTCGACCTATGGAATGTACGGCTACGCTTTGCTCTGCTGCCCCGACTTTCGCAAGGCGATGGAATTCGCGATGCGCTGCCACGCACTCGCCGCGCCGCTGACGACGATCGAGTTCCAGGAGGACAAGACGTCCGCGCGATGGACCATCGAACCGAATCTGCACGCGCTTGCCGATTCCGCGCTCTATCGGTTCATCGCCGAAATGCAGATCGGCATCCACATATCGCTGATGCGCGATATCATGGGGCCGACTTTTACGCCTTCCGAGATCAGGCTCGCCTATCCGCAGGCGCCGGACTTCGATCTTCCGCTTGATATCGTCGGATGCCCGGTGCGCTTCGATCAGTCGGCCAACCAGATCGTGTTTGAGGCGCAATGGCTGGATCGGAGCGCGGATCTCGGCAACAAGACGACGTACCCGACCATCGTGGCCCTATGCGACGACCTGCTTGGGGACCTCAGGCTGCGGATGGGGGTGGCCGGACGGGTCCGAGCGCTCCTGCTCCGCGATATCGCCAACCCGCCGAGCTTTGAGGCCGTCGCGAAGCTGCTCGGCATGAACGAACGATCGCTGCGGCGCCAGCTTCGTCAGCAGGGCTTCTCCTTTCGCGGACTGCGAGACGAACTGCGAACGCAGATCGCGCTGAAATATCTCCGCAGCACCGCGCTGGCCAACGAAGATATCGCGCTGGCTCTCGGTTTCAGCGATGCAGCGAATTTCAGGCGCGCGTTCCACCGGTGGACGAACAAGTCTCCGAGTGATATCCGCGGTGATTCCGATCGCTCATGA
- a CDS encoding fatty acid--CoA ligase, translating into MVGRLIQTTKSAYQYPLIFKQLWHTPRVQAPDQEVVYRDQKRFTYRQTKERIGRLASTLRKAGVEPGDTVGVLEWDSHRFLEAFFAIPMMAAVLQTVNVRLSPEQIAYTIGHAGATTLLVNEEFVGLLEGMKGQLPKVKRMIVMSDKPTPQTGSLCFIGEYESLLAAASPDYDFPDFDENTQATTFYTTGTTGLPKGVYYSHRQLVLHSIAGLALFGMAGSQGRFSRDDVYMPITPMFHVHAWGFPWSATLAGVKQVYPGRYEPAMLVKLIKSEGVTFTHGVPTILQMLLNAAAAANVDLNGLKMVIGGSALPKALAKQALEAGIDIFAGYGMSETGPLAAVSHVMSKDLTGDPDGEVEFRARAGIAGPLVDLRIVDPDMNDVPHDGKSAGEIVLRAPWLTQGYYNNPEGSEQLWAGGYLHTSDIAVVSPGGYVHITDRIKDVIKTGGEWVSSLQIEDLITQCAGVAEAAVIGVKDEKWGERPVALVVKKPSAAEGLSDAAIKDHLKTFADKGVISKYGIPGTILFIDSIPKTSVGKINKKELREQYGDM; encoded by the coding sequence ATGGTCGGAAGGCTGATTCAAACCACCAAATCTGCGTATCAGTATCCACTGATCTTCAAGCAGCTCTGGCACACGCCGCGCGTGCAGGCGCCGGACCAGGAGGTCGTCTACCGCGACCAGAAGCGCTTCACCTATCGCCAGACCAAGGAGCGGATCGGCCGGCTCGCCTCGACGCTGCGCAAGGCAGGCGTCGAGCCCGGCGACACCGTCGGCGTGCTCGAGTGGGACAGTCACCGGTTTCTTGAAGCTTTCTTCGCGATCCCGATGATGGCGGCCGTGCTGCAGACGGTGAATGTCCGTCTCTCGCCGGAGCAGATCGCCTACACGATCGGCCACGCTGGTGCCACGACGCTGCTCGTCAACGAGGAGTTCGTGGGATTGCTCGAGGGGATGAAGGGCCAACTGCCCAAGGTCAAGCGGATGATCGTGATGTCGGATAAGCCGACGCCGCAGACCGGCAGCCTGTGCTTCATCGGCGAATATGAGAGCCTGCTCGCCGCGGCCTCGCCGGACTACGACTTCCCCGACTTCGACGAGAACACCCAGGCGACCACCTTCTACACAACAGGCACAACTGGATTGCCCAAGGGGGTCTATTACAGCCACCGCCAGCTCGTGCTGCATTCGATCGCGGGGTTGGCGCTGTTCGGCATGGCGGGCTCGCAGGGCCGCTTCTCGCGGGACGACGTCTACATGCCGATCACGCCGATGTTCCACGTTCACGCCTGGGGTTTTCCGTGGTCGGCGACGCTCGCCGGCGTCAAGCAGGTCTATCCCGGCCGCTACGAGCCGGCGATGCTGGTCAAGCTGATCAAGAGCGAGGGCGTCACCTTCACCCACGGCGTGCCGACCATCTTGCAGATGCTGCTCAACGCCGCCGCCGCGGCCAATGTCGATCTGAACGGCCTCAAGATGGTGATCGGCGGCTCCGCCCTGCCGAAAGCGCTGGCCAAGCAGGCACTCGAGGCCGGCATCGACATCTTCGCGGGCTACGGCATGTCGGAGACCGGTCCGCTGGCCGCGGTATCGCACGTCATGTCCAAGGATCTCACTGGTGATCCCGACGGAGAGGTCGAATTCCGCGCCAGGGCCGGCATCGCAGGTCCCCTCGTCGACCTGCGCATCGTCGACCCCGACATGAACGACGTGCCGCATGACGGCAAGTCCGCCGGCGAGATCGTGCTGCGCGCGCCCTGGCTCACCCAGGGCTACTACAACAATCCCGAAGGCTCCGAGCAGCTCTGGGCCGGCGGCTATCTGCACACCAGCGATATCGCAGTGGTCAGCCCGGGCGGCTATGTCCACATCACCGACCGTATCAAGGACGTGATCAAGACCGGCGGCGAGTGGGTCTCCTCGCTGCAGATCGAGGACCTGATCACGCAATGCGCCGGCGTTGCGGAAGCCGCCGTGATCGGCGTCAAGGACGAGAAATGGGGCGAGCGGCCGGTGGCGCTGGTGGTCAAGAAGCCATCCGCCGCCGAGGGCCTCAGCGACGCTGCCATCAAGGACCACCTCAAGACCTTCGCCGACAAGGGCGTAATCTCGAAATACGGCATCCCCGGGACGATCCTCTTCATCGACAGCATCCCCAAGACCAGTGTCGGCAAGATCAACAAGAAGGAGCTGCGCGAGCAGTACGGCGACATGTGA
- a CDS encoding adenylate/guanylate cyclase domain-containing protein, which yields MAKERIERRLAAVLAADVAGYSRLMGADEVGTLAALKAHRREVVDPSIVQHHGRIVKTTGDGMLVEFASAIDAVTCAMAVQEKMAERVAKEEGPRIQFRIGINVGDIIVDLDDIYGDGVNIAARVETECEPGKVCLSDDAYRQVRGKTTFAFDDLGEQWLKNIDRPVRIYAARLSTSSTAESIQSSDRYSRSLQLPDKPSIAVLPFQNMSADPEQEYIADGIVEDITTALSHFKALFVIARNSSFTYKGRAVDVKQVGRELGVRYVLEGSVRKAASRLRITGQLIDAATGSHLWADRFDGDVADIFELQDRVTERVVGAIAPAIEKAEIDRARRKPTESLDAYSLYLRGLAKFYEFSRHANSEALRLFKSAIDVDPDFATAHGRVALCHVSAKAFGWSAEPSDEIVEVKQFSQRAVVLGKDDAMALSLSGWALAYGAGDLQSGSSLIDRALAMNSNLADSWHYGGWIKNWLGEREAALERFVRAVRLSPLDPLTAIAKAGMAHCYFYLDRYDEAIAWSALAFQDGTSNQAVLRIKAASNVLAGRTEEAREAVALLRHVNPTLRISNLKEVLGPYRQEDLLRYEDAMRRAGLPE from the coding sequence ATGGCAAAGGAGCGCATCGAACGTCGACTGGCGGCGGTACTTGCTGCTGATGTCGCAGGCTACTCGCGCCTCATGGGCGCCGATGAGGTCGGAACGCTTGCCGCTCTGAAAGCGCACCGCCGCGAAGTGGTCGATCCGTCCATTGTCCAACACCATGGCCGCATCGTCAAAACCACCGGTGACGGCATGCTGGTTGAGTTCGCCAGCGCGATCGATGCTGTGACGTGCGCGATGGCGGTCCAGGAGAAGATGGCCGAGCGAGTAGCCAAAGAGGAGGGACCGCGTATCCAATTCCGGATTGGAATAAACGTCGGCGATATCATTGTCGATCTCGACGACATTTATGGCGACGGCGTCAACATCGCGGCGCGCGTTGAGACTGAATGCGAGCCCGGAAAGGTGTGCCTTTCGGACGATGCGTATCGACAGGTACGTGGCAAGACGACGTTCGCTTTCGATGATCTCGGCGAACAATGGCTGAAGAACATCGATCGACCGGTGCGCATCTATGCCGCGCGTTTATCTACATCCTCGACGGCGGAGAGTATCCAATCGTCGGACCGATACAGCAGATCGCTGCAATTGCCCGACAAGCCTTCGATTGCGGTACTGCCGTTTCAAAACATGAGCGCCGATCCCGAACAGGAATACATTGCGGACGGTATCGTAGAGGATATCACAACGGCTCTTTCCCATTTCAAGGCGCTGTTCGTGATCGCCCGTAATTCGAGCTTCACCTACAAGGGACGTGCCGTCGATGTGAAGCAGGTGGGACGCGAATTGGGCGTGCGCTATGTCCTGGAGGGCAGCGTCCGAAAAGCGGCAAGCCGACTGCGAATCACAGGACAGCTCATTGATGCAGCAACGGGCTCTCATCTTTGGGCCGACCGGTTCGACGGTGACGTCGCTGACATTTTCGAGCTGCAGGACCGGGTGACAGAGCGTGTCGTCGGAGCTATCGCCCCTGCGATCGAGAAGGCCGAAATTGACCGCGCCAGGCGCAAGCCGACTGAAAGTCTTGACGCTTACTCCCTTTATTTGCGAGGGTTGGCGAAGTTTTACGAATTCAGCAGACACGCGAATAGCGAGGCGCTGCGCTTGTTCAAGAGCGCCATCGACGTCGATCCGGATTTCGCCACGGCGCACGGACGAGTGGCTTTGTGTCATGTGAGCGCAAAAGCTTTTGGCTGGAGCGCCGAACCCTCGGACGAGATCGTCGAGGTGAAGCAGTTCAGCCAACGGGCGGTCGTGCTGGGCAAAGACGATGCGATGGCCCTGTCCCTTAGCGGATGGGCGCTCGCATACGGTGCGGGCGACCTGCAGTCGGGTTCAAGCTTGATTGATCGCGCACTTGCGATGAATTCCAACCTGGCGGATTCCTGGCACTATGGCGGATGGATAAAGAACTGGTTGGGCGAGCGTGAAGCCGCACTCGAGCGGTTCGTGCGCGCGGTCCGGCTAAGCCCCTTGGATCCGCTGACCGCGATAGCCAAGGCCGGGATGGCGCATTGCTACTTCTATCTGGACCGCTACGACGAAGCGATCGCTTGGTCGGCCTTGGCCTTCCAGGACGGTACCAGCAATCAAGCGGTCTTGCGGATCAAAGCGGCCAGCAACGTGCTGGCCGGAAGAACAGAGGAGGCACGCGAAGCGGTGGCCCTGTTGCGCCATGTCAACCCAACACTTCGCATATCGAATCTGAAAGAGGTGCTCGGCCCCTATCGGCAGGAGGATCTACTGCGATACGAAGACGCAATGAGGCGTGCGGGTCTGCCCGAATGA
- a CDS encoding MaoC family dehydratase has protein sequence MSNLTMAGLGERVGQELGTSDWVTVDQPRIDTFAACTGDNQWIHVDIERAKRESPFRGPIAHGYLTLAMVAPLSMQVGVIPRDAAAGLNYGIDKVRFLAPVPAGARVRLRVVLAAIEPREGGQVIMKTQNTLEVEGSEKPALIAETLALLIPATGARQ, from the coding sequence ATGAGCAACCTCACAATGGCTGGCCTGGGTGAGCGCGTCGGACAGGAGCTTGGCACCTCCGACTGGGTCACGGTCGACCAGCCGCGCATCGACACCTTTGCGGCCTGCACTGGCGACAACCAGTGGATCCATGTCGACATTGAACGGGCGAAGCGGGAGAGCCCGTTCCGCGGTCCGATCGCGCACGGCTATCTGACGCTCGCCATGGTGGCGCCGCTGTCGATGCAGGTCGGCGTCATCCCGCGCGATGCCGCGGCCGGGTTGAACTACGGCATCGACAAGGTGCGCTTTCTCGCGCCGGTGCCGGCCGGTGCGCGCGTGCGGCTGCGCGTCGTGCTTGCCGCGATCGAGCCCAGGGAAGGCGGCCAGGTGATCATGAAGACCCAGAACACGCTGGAGGTCGAGGGGTCGGAGAAGCCCGCCTTGATCGCCGAAACGCTTGCGCTTCTGATTCCCGCGACGGGAGCACGGCAATGA
- a CDS encoding alpha/beta fold hydrolase yields the protein MTTQDPASPATEMSEEASRTTLALNPLVGIQSQDLVESANILFKAVMNEPKVATEQWLSFVGELGSIMAGKSERAPRAGDKRFSDQTWKESSLHSGLLKAYLAWGEAVSGLVDKTSLSDVDKQRAHLVTDILIDAVAPTNTMLTNPAAVRKFIDTGGQSLWSGLKNYMDDLTRNRGMPSMVDTSAFKVGENLATTPGAVIFRNELLELIQYTPMTATVRKRPLVITPPQINKFYSLDLSPDKSMIRFLLESGFQIFAISWRNPTGAHRDWGLDTYVAAVDEAVDAAREISGSEDISMMGACSGGITSTAYFATLGSTKIKNLVLAVCLLDPNSADESAFGCLMTPETMRAAKASSQLRGIVDGHDLARMFAWMRPNDLIWNYWVNNYLLGNQPPAFDILYWNADTTRLPAALHGDYLDLYFSNPFVNADKLTLNDKMVDMSKVKADSYVVAGVTDHITPWKGVYKTAQLMGDGTTFVLSNSGHLQSLLNPPSNPKSSFMIGPVGSDKPDAFVATAEKRKGSWWLDWRDWLQARSGDEVTASASLGSAHHPSLAAAPGTYVFD from the coding sequence ATGACCACGCAAGATCCGGCTTCCCCGGCAACTGAGATGTCCGAGGAAGCATCGCGAACCACGCTGGCGCTCAATCCGCTGGTCGGCATCCAGAGCCAGGACCTGGTCGAGAGCGCCAACATCCTGTTCAAAGCCGTGATGAACGAGCCGAAGGTCGCCACCGAGCAGTGGCTGTCCTTTGTCGGCGAGCTCGGTTCGATTATGGCCGGCAAATCCGAACGCGCGCCGAGGGCGGGCGACAAGCGGTTTTCGGATCAGACCTGGAAGGAGAGCTCGCTGCACTCTGGCCTGCTCAAGGCCTATCTGGCGTGGGGGGAGGCGGTCAGCGGCCTGGTCGACAAGACCAGCCTCAGCGACGTCGACAAGCAGCGCGCGCACCTGGTCACCGACATCCTGATCGACGCCGTCGCGCCGACCAACACGATGCTCACCAATCCGGCTGCGGTCCGCAAGTTCATCGACACCGGCGGACAGAGCCTATGGAGCGGCTTGAAGAACTACATGGACGACCTGACGCGCAACCGCGGCATGCCGTCGATGGTCGACACCAGCGCGTTCAAGGTCGGCGAGAATCTGGCGACCACCCCGGGTGCGGTGATCTTCCGCAACGAGCTGCTCGAGCTGATCCAGTACACGCCGATGACGGCGACCGTGCGGAAGCGGCCGCTCGTGATCACGCCACCGCAGATCAACAAGTTCTACTCGCTCGATTTGTCGCCGGACAAGAGCATGATCCGCTTCCTGCTCGAGAGCGGATTCCAGATCTTCGCCATCAGCTGGCGCAACCCGACGGGAGCCCATCGCGATTGGGGACTGGACACCTACGTCGCGGCGGTCGACGAGGCGGTCGACGCGGCGCGCGAGATTTCCGGCAGCGAGGACATCTCGATGATGGGGGCCTGCTCCGGCGGCATCACCTCGACAGCCTATTTCGCGACGCTCGGCAGCACGAAGATCAAGAACCTGGTGCTGGCGGTCTGCCTACTCGATCCCAATTCCGCCGACGAGAGCGCGTTCGGCTGCCTGATGACGCCCGAGACCATGCGCGCGGCAAAAGCGTCGTCGCAGCTGCGCGGCATCGTCGACGGCCACGACCTGGCGCGGATGTTCGCCTGGATGCGACCGAACGATCTGATCTGGAACTACTGGGTCAACAACTATCTGCTTGGCAACCAGCCGCCTGCGTTCGACATCCTGTACTGGAACGCCGACACCACTCGCCTCCCTGCGGCGCTGCATGGCGACTATCTCGACCTCTATTTCTCAAACCCGTTCGTGAATGCCGACAAGCTGACACTCAATGACAAGATGGTCGACATGAGCAAGGTCAAGGCCGACAGCTATGTCGTCGCCGGGGTCACCGACCACATCACGCCGTGGAAGGGGGTCTACAAAACGGCGCAACTCATGGGCGATGGCACCACCTTCGTGCTTTCGAACAGCGGGCATCTGCAAAGCCTGCTCAATCCGCCGAGCAATCCCAAGTCGTCCTTCATGATCGGTCCGGTCGGCAGCGACAAGCCCGACGCCTTCGTCGCCACGGCCGAGAAACGCAAGGGCAGCTGGTGGCTCGATTGGCGCGACTGGCTGCAAGCCCGTTCGGGCGACGAGGTGACCGCATCCGCCTCGCTCGGCAGCGCGCACCATCCGAGCCTTGCTGCTGCACCGGGGACCTATGTCTTTGACTGA